A single window of Ctenopharyngodon idella isolate HZGC_01 chromosome 24, HZGC01, whole genome shotgun sequence DNA harbors:
- the fbxl9 gene encoding F-box/LRR-repeat protein 14 isoform X1, with product MESPHLPTEIISYILSYLHVTDRKEASMVCKSWYEASQDHRFQKNVTFKFPVSTSSLDFIRALERRPRCGLVISHLDGSSLSRQILLEVGLHLGSRLDSLALPGSSIIESSLLGLLPHLTGLRKLDLHGLDSLFMSGAFLSRQEHRQQVQNALGNLEELDLSDLRYLSDLSFNRLTSCTPRLRRLALAGCHIAFEFDPYRGSPVGSGSSALVSLRNLLSLLQKQASTLRSLDLSRTSITPESLRSIAQVPGLRLEDLSLRGCKELTDYSMEILCKHQSGLKTLDVRACTELTSRTVLAVATDLKELQSLSLSQDWKITDKGLTELMALPCLRTLDLSECLHVSGADLVKGLSSPQPRAQLQALSLRNCSYIRDTAMFSLTQLLGSNLRKLDLTSCVYLTDISVRAIATYLPALVVLRLGWCKEISDWGLLGMVEPTKNCEPRDKEEDKGPSFTRTFGNMGFFQPPSLPFQEKPRLVTDEDLGAFRDQEGASLLALRGLQELDLSACSKLTDTSITQVLRFPDLQRLSLSMLPEISDESLVSVALHCRNLTSLALNLCPQISDQGMARALPLLHRLQHLFLACCDGVTNETLSIIALHCDRLRTLDVSMCKDITVHQVELLQSRLPFLEKVQCRFANGADFTMVL from the exons ATGGAGAGTCCACACCTACCTACTGAG ATTATCTCCTACATATTGAGTTACCTTCATGTAACGGATCGAAAGGAAGCGTCAATGGTCTGTAAGAGTTGGTACGAAGCAAGCCAAGACCACCGGTTTCAG AAAAATGTCACCTTCAAGTTCCCTGTTTCCACATCTTCACTGGACTTTATCCGTGCACTTGAAAGGCGCCCTCGCTGTGGCCTAGTCATCAGTCATCTTGATGGATCCAGCCTGTCAAGACAAATACTTTTGGAAGTGGGGCTTCACCTCGGCTCTCGTTTGGACAGTTTGGCTCTACCCGGCAGCAGCATCATAGAGTCTTCCCTGCTGGGCCTCCTACCACATCTGACCGGCCTCCGCAAGCTGGACCTTCATGGGCTGGACAGCCTCTTTATGTCTGGAGCTTTTTTGTCAAGACAGGAGCACCGTCAACAG GTCCAGAACGCTTTGGGGAACCTGGAGGAACTAGACTTGTCTGATCTCCGCTACCTCTCAGATCTCTCTTTCAACCGGCTGACGAGTTGCACGCCCAGGTTACGCAGACTGGCCCTGGCCGGATGCCACATTGCTTTCGAGTTTGACCCATACCGAGGTAGCCCGGTCGGGTCTGGCTCCTCCGCTCTAGTTTCCCTCCGTAACCTTCTGAGTCTCTTGCAGAAGCAGGCCTCCACGCTCCGCAGCCTGGACTTGAGTCGCACCAGCATCACCCCCGAGTCCCTTCGCTCCATAGCTCAAGTGCCCGGCCTCCGTCTGGAGGATCTGAGTCTACGCGGCTGTAAAGAGCTGACCGACTACTCCATGGAAATCCTCTGCAAGCACCAGAGCGGTCTGAAGACGCTGGACGTCAGGGCGTGCACTGAGTTAACCAGTAGGACAGTGCTTGCTGTGGCAACTGATCTGAAGGAGCTGCAGTCGTTGTCGCTGTCACAGGACTGGAAGATAACGGATAAAGGCCTTACTGAGCTGATGGCGCTGCCTTGCTTGAGGACTCTGGATCTGTCGGAGTGTCTGCACGTCAGTGGTGCAGACCTGGTGAAGGGATTGTCCTCTCCACAGCCCAGGGCGCAGCTGCAGGCTCTTAGCCTTAGAAACTGCTCATACATAAGG GACACAGCCATGTTCTCCCTGACGCAGCTGCTCGGCAGTAACCTGAGAAAGCTGGACCTCACCTCCTGCGTCTATCTAACTGACATTAGTGTTCGCGCCATCGCAACCTACCTCCCTGCACTGGTGGTACTGCGGCTCGGCTGGTGCAAAGAGATCTCCGATTGGGGGCTGCTGGGGATGGTGGAGCCCACCAAAAATTGTGAACCAAGAGACAAAGAG GAGGATAAAGGCCCAAGCTTTACTAGGACGTTTGGGAACATGGGCTTTTTTCAGCCTCCCAGCCTGCCTTTCCAGGAGAAGCCACGTCTCGTAACCGATGAGGACCTGGGGGCGTTTAGAGATCAGGAAGGAGCATCACTGCTGGCCCTCAGAGGTCTTCAGGAACTGGACCTGTCGGCCTGCTCGAAGTTAACCGACACCAGTATCACACAG GTACTTCGTTTCCCAGACCTGCAGCGCCTCTCGCTTTCTATGCTGCCTGAGATCAGCGATGAAAGCTTGGTGTCCGTCGCCCTTCACTGCCGCAACCTCACAAGCCTGGCGCTCAACCTCTGTCCCCAGATCAGTGACCAAGGTATGGCGCGGGCCCTTCCGCTCCTCCACAGACTGCAGCATCTGTTCCTGGCCTGCTGCGACGGTGTTACTAATGA AACTCTTTCCATAATTGCGCTGCACTGCGACAGACTCAGGACCCTCGATGTGTCCATGTGCAAGGACATAACAGTGCACCAGGTGGAGCTCCTCCAGTCCCGGCTACCCTTCCTTGAGAAAGTCCAGTGTCGCTTTGCCAATGGCGCAGACTTCACTATGGTACTATGA
- the fbxl9 gene encoding F-box/LRR-repeat protein 14 isoform X2 has protein sequence MESPHLPTEIISYILSYLHVTDRKEASMVCKSWYEASQDHRFQKNVTFKFPVSTSSLDFIRALERRPRCGLVISHLDGSSLSRQILLEVGLHLGSRLDSLALPGSSIIESSLLGLLPHLTGLRKLDLHGLDSLFMSGAFLSRQEHRQQVQNALGNLEELDLSDLRYLSDLSFNRLTSCTPRLRRLALAGCHIAFEFDPYRGSPVGSGSSALVSLRNLLSLLQKQASTLRSLDLSRTSITPESLRSIAQVPGLRLEDLSLRGCKELTDYSMEILCKHQSGLKTLDVRACTELTSRTVLAVATDLKELQSLSLSQDWKITDKGLTELMALPCLRTLDLSECLHVSGADLVKGLSSPQPRAQLQALSLRNCSYIRDTAMFSLTQLLGSNLRKLDLTSCVYLTDISVRAIATYLPALVVLRLGWCKEISDWGLLGMVEPTKNCEPRDKEPPSLPFQEKPRLVTDEDLGAFRDQEGASLLALRGLQELDLSACSKLTDTSITQVLRFPDLQRLSLSMLPEISDESLVSVALHCRNLTSLALNLCPQISDQGMARALPLLHRLQHLFLACCDGVTNETLSIIALHCDRLRTLDVSMCKDITVHQVELLQSRLPFLEKVQCRFANGADFTMVL, from the exons ATGGAGAGTCCACACCTACCTACTGAG ATTATCTCCTACATATTGAGTTACCTTCATGTAACGGATCGAAAGGAAGCGTCAATGGTCTGTAAGAGTTGGTACGAAGCAAGCCAAGACCACCGGTTTCAG AAAAATGTCACCTTCAAGTTCCCTGTTTCCACATCTTCACTGGACTTTATCCGTGCACTTGAAAGGCGCCCTCGCTGTGGCCTAGTCATCAGTCATCTTGATGGATCCAGCCTGTCAAGACAAATACTTTTGGAAGTGGGGCTTCACCTCGGCTCTCGTTTGGACAGTTTGGCTCTACCCGGCAGCAGCATCATAGAGTCTTCCCTGCTGGGCCTCCTACCACATCTGACCGGCCTCCGCAAGCTGGACCTTCATGGGCTGGACAGCCTCTTTATGTCTGGAGCTTTTTTGTCAAGACAGGAGCACCGTCAACAG GTCCAGAACGCTTTGGGGAACCTGGAGGAACTAGACTTGTCTGATCTCCGCTACCTCTCAGATCTCTCTTTCAACCGGCTGACGAGTTGCACGCCCAGGTTACGCAGACTGGCCCTGGCCGGATGCCACATTGCTTTCGAGTTTGACCCATACCGAGGTAGCCCGGTCGGGTCTGGCTCCTCCGCTCTAGTTTCCCTCCGTAACCTTCTGAGTCTCTTGCAGAAGCAGGCCTCCACGCTCCGCAGCCTGGACTTGAGTCGCACCAGCATCACCCCCGAGTCCCTTCGCTCCATAGCTCAAGTGCCCGGCCTCCGTCTGGAGGATCTGAGTCTACGCGGCTGTAAAGAGCTGACCGACTACTCCATGGAAATCCTCTGCAAGCACCAGAGCGGTCTGAAGACGCTGGACGTCAGGGCGTGCACTGAGTTAACCAGTAGGACAGTGCTTGCTGTGGCAACTGATCTGAAGGAGCTGCAGTCGTTGTCGCTGTCACAGGACTGGAAGATAACGGATAAAGGCCTTACTGAGCTGATGGCGCTGCCTTGCTTGAGGACTCTGGATCTGTCGGAGTGTCTGCACGTCAGTGGTGCAGACCTGGTGAAGGGATTGTCCTCTCCACAGCCCAGGGCGCAGCTGCAGGCTCTTAGCCTTAGAAACTGCTCATACATAAGG GACACAGCCATGTTCTCCCTGACGCAGCTGCTCGGCAGTAACCTGAGAAAGCTGGACCTCACCTCCTGCGTCTATCTAACTGACATTAGTGTTCGCGCCATCGCAACCTACCTCCCTGCACTGGTGGTACTGCGGCTCGGCTGGTGCAAAGAGATCTCCGATTGGGGGCTGCTGGGGATGGTGGAGCCCACCAAAAATTGTGAACCAAGAGACAAAGAG CCTCCCAGCCTGCCTTTCCAGGAGAAGCCACGTCTCGTAACCGATGAGGACCTGGGGGCGTTTAGAGATCAGGAAGGAGCATCACTGCTGGCCCTCAGAGGTCTTCAGGAACTGGACCTGTCGGCCTGCTCGAAGTTAACCGACACCAGTATCACACAG GTACTTCGTTTCCCAGACCTGCAGCGCCTCTCGCTTTCTATGCTGCCTGAGATCAGCGATGAAAGCTTGGTGTCCGTCGCCCTTCACTGCCGCAACCTCACAAGCCTGGCGCTCAACCTCTGTCCCCAGATCAGTGACCAAGGTATGGCGCGGGCCCTTCCGCTCCTCCACAGACTGCAGCATCTGTTCCTGGCCTGCTGCGACGGTGTTACTAATGA AACTCTTTCCATAATTGCGCTGCACTGCGACAGACTCAGGACCCTCGATGTGTCCATGTGCAAGGACATAACAGTGCACCAGGTGGAGCTCCTCCAGTCCCGGCTACCCTTCCTTGAGAAAGTCCAGTGTCGCTTTGCCAATGGCGCAGACTTCACTATGGTACTATGA
- the trim35-40 gene encoding E3 ubiquitin-protein ligase TRIM58, producing the protein MLNELKLEKEKKLENLKDKIEKIDEEIGMLTTIIKDLKKEFDSGDIRIIQTFKDTLVRAECKFQDPEMTAGDLIDSVKYLGNFKLNVWRKVRRSISYSPVVLDPNTAHIYLIVSDNLTHVWNEFEITGPIPDNLERFDRYPCVLSSVGFSTGDVEVEHNSSWMVGVATESVQRKGTNCLSSGVWCIGLKDEILSVTDPLESHVPLLGFEKPAAVRVKLDLSAGRLSFSDLLCETVYHTFTHNFTETVFPFFFTDCQYLLTILPGVKPEEI; encoded by the exons ATGCTTAATGAACTAAAACTGGAGAAGGAGAAAAAACTGGAAAATCTGAAAGATAAAATTGAGAAGATCGATGAAGAAATCGGCATGCTCACAACCATTATTAAAGACTTGAAAAAGGAGTTTGATAGTGGGGACATCAGAATAATTCAG ACCTTCAAGGACACGTTGGTGAG AGCTGAGTGCAAATTTCAGGATCCAGAGATGACTGCGGGTGATCTTATTGACTCTGTCAAGTATTTGGGCAACTTTAAGCTCAATGTTTGGAGGAAAGTCAGACGATCTATCAGTTACA GTCCTGTGGTTCTGGACCCTAACACAGCCCACATTTACCTCATAGTATCTGATAATCTGACACATGTGTGGAATGAATTTGAGATAACTGGCCCGATTCCTGATAACCTGGAGAGATTTGATCGTTATCCCTGTGTGCTGAGCTCTGTAGGCTTTTCCACAGGGGATGTTGAGGTGGAACACAACTCATCCTGGATGGTAGGTGTCGCCACAGAGTCTGTCCAAAGAAAAGGAACCAACTGCTTGTCCAGTGGAGTCTGGTGTATCGGACTTAAAGATGAAATTCTCAGTGTCACAGATCCTCTGGAGTCACACGTCCCACTACTTGGATTTGAGAAACCAGCTGCAGTGAGGGTGAAGCTGGACTTGAGTGCAGGACGGCTGTCATTCTCAGATCTTCTGTGTGAGACTGTCTATcacactttcacacacaatTTCACTGAGACcgtctttccattcttcttcACAGATTGCCAGTACCTTCTCACTATTTTGCCTGGGGTCAAGCCTGAAGAGATCTGA